The Oncorhynchus kisutch isolate 150728-3 unplaced genomic scaffold, Okis_V2 scaffold3826, whole genome shotgun sequence genomic interval TCATGTGAATCTGCGATATGTAAGATACGCAGTGAGAGCTATTGTGAATAAACCACTGCAGTTATGACATTGATAAAATAATGGCCATGTTTCAAGTGTGTGCCGACGGAATATTTTTGGTATTTATTATGATCCCCATTAAACGCTGCAAAAGTATCAGAATtcttcacttctctcattgacttgtcAAACCCGGGCTTGGTCTGCTTCGCAATCGTTCTCTGAAGTCTCGCGTTGTTACGTCTCTGGGTTTAAAAACTGGTAGTGAGGAACGGGAAGTTCTGCGCGGGCGCACATCATTCTTCGGAATAAAGGATACGCCAGAATTGTGCACTAGAGACGACAACTTCTGTGTCCGTTTCAAATATATTACTACTGGTATGTAACAGCACGTTATAATATTGAAATAACATGTCATAACAGGCTAGGTAACAAATACGTCAAGTTTTGATAAAGGTTTTATGTGCTATTTTTATGTCAAACCGCGTGAGTGAACGTGATCACTTTTTTTACAAGTCACGTAGAGACTTTGGGTTAGTCTGAGTGGATCTTTATCATTTCGTCAAGGTCATTTCATAAAggataatttatttatttatttctgggTTCGTTTTACATGTCCTTTTTGGTTTTGTGTAAAATTCACGAGCTGGTAAAATGGCGGATTCCACTCCGTCTGCATCGACGTACTTCAGTGTAGGCACTGAGGGTGCAACAGAGAGAGAATTTTGTGGTTGCACTACTGTTTTGGAGCTAAATGTAATGATTATCAGTTTTCTACATGTGTACTAATATTGAGACATTCAGTTGTTTCTGTCTATCTGTAAATGTTACTATGGTGTGAATGGAAATACTATTGGTTTTTGATTGGAGTAATACAGTGAAGACGAGGTTATTCAGGAAAATAGTACATAGTGCTGCCTACAACATACTGCAACCTTGTACTACATGTTTTTTTGAGTCATTTATGCATTTGTGTATAGGGGATATCTACTATAGATTAAGTGCATTTACAGTTGTGTAGCTTAATTTTAAAGTGTATAATTTGTCTAATATTTATTAATGTTTTGTCAATGCTTAGTTACCAGATCTATTGAAATGAGATCAGTGCTCGACTTGGACAGGAGCTCATCAGAGCTGAGTACCAGCACCTCAAATTTCTACTGTTTGAGCtcatgttcctcttatagaatattaacagtattgtggagctgctgcacctaaatataaacagtaccggcacctaTTCCAGTCCTAGTCAAGCACTGAATTAGATAATTGAACAGgaaaaaatataatatatttttagaGAATAAAGAATGTGCCAGAACTGTCAAGGCTAACTTTTGTGTCTGTTTCTCATTGTTATTACAGGACGACTAGAATTAagtctgaggccggtaacatcaacagtgaggacaaacccagcctgtctctctctcattccacactgagtccaaacctacagtcactgggtcctgattgtgacagtggaacCAGTGGAACTGCAGGATCCAGacatggcatcagtgaagctggaagactgcagtcaaacactggagctgaatgccaacattaaagatgacgaagaggaggagaagattgggaaatctgtttctcatggtaagaTCAGGTTCTATCTAAGTTTGTGTTTtacaaactgccagtgttttaaagtcctatgaaatgagtctgtgtagtatctaacccttgtgatagtgagtagaGGATGACACGCCCCTTTTTAGCTTTCAAGTCTTATCCACTTTTAGAGTTGTTTTATTCCCCTTCTGTGTtgtactgatatgaatacatatgtCGCCCGGTAACCTCTTTGAGCCTGTTTCCTCTCTACATTTCTTCTAAGATTCCTgctttttagggagtttttcgtggccactgtgctgctacatctacattgcttgctcttaggggattttaggctgggtttcaatAAAGCActttgacaactgctgatgtaaaaagggcttcataatatacatttgattgacatgtatatcacaccaactgactggttcttctgatgttgttcacacaggagaccacgttgagacattctctacatccagagagcaacagcaggaagatcACAGAGCTAACAGGTCTCCccactgcccacattgtgaggagattttcccaattctatcaaagctaaaaatacaccAAAAAATACATACAGGACAGAATCCGTATTCCTgtactgactgtgggaagagattcacaaCATCAGGGAATCTAACGGTTCATCAGAGagtgcacactggagagaagccttactcctgctctgactgtggggcgagtttctctcgactgggccacttaaaaacacatgaacatatacatacaggagtgaagccttacccctgctctgactgtgtaaaatgcttcacaacatcagctgagctaaaagttcatcagagaacacacacaggagagaagcctttcttctgctctgactgtggaaagagtttctctcaactttcccacttaaaaacacatgaacgtatacatacaggattgaagccttactcctgctctgactgtgtaaaatgcttcacaacatcagctgagctaaaagttcatcagagaacacacacaggagagaagcctttcttctgCACTGACTGTGGAAATAGTTACTCTGCACTGTGcaacttaaaaacacatgaacgtatacatacaggagtgaagccttactcctgctctgactgtggaaagagtttctctcaactggacatcttaaaaacacatgaaagtttacatacaggagtgaagccttacccctgctctgactgtgtaaaatgcttcacaacatcagctgagctaaaagttcatcagagaacacacacaggagagaagcctttcttctgCACTGACTGTGGAAATAGTTACTCTGCACTGTGcaacttaaaaacacatgaacgtatacatacaggagtgaagccttactcctgctctgactgtggaaagagtttctctcgactggacatcttaaaaacacatgaaagtttacatacaggagtgaagccttactcctgctctgactgtgtaaaatgcttcacaacaacagctgagctaaaagttcaccagagaacacacaccggagagaaactttactcctgctctgactgtggaaagagtttcccTCTACTGAGAACcttaaaaacacatgaacatGTACATATGGTAGTGAAGCCATATTCCTGCTCTAATTGTGGAAAGACTTTTTCTCAACTGGGAcacttaaaaacacatgaacgtatacatacaggggagaagccctACTCCTGCTGtgactgtgtaaaatgcttcaaaacatcagCTGAGCTAAAAGCTcttcagagaacacacacatcagAGAAGCCTtgctcctgctctgactgtgggaagagtttttctCGACTGGACCtcttaaaaacacatgaacgtagacatacaggagtgaagccttactcctgctctgactgtgtaaaatgTTTCACAACATCAGctgagctaaaagttcatcagagaacacacacaggagagaagccatactCCTGCTTTGACTGTGGAAAGATTTTCTCTCAACTGGGccacttaaaaacacatgaacgtatacatacaggagtgaagccttactcctgctcagACTGTATAAAATACTTCACAACATCAGCTGAGCTAAAAGTtaatcagagaacacacacaggagagaagccatactCCTGCTCTGGCTGTGGAAAGAGGTTCTCTCGACTGGACtacttaaaaacacatgaacgtatacacacaggagagaagccttactcctgctctgactgttgAAAGAGTTTCTCTGGAATGTGTCAGTTAAAAAGACACCAAGGTAAACAGAGAGAAGCCTTAGCACTGATCTGACTGTAGAAAATTGTTTAAAACAACAGCTGACCTAAAAAGTCATCAGTgaacagacacaggagagaagccttaatTCTGCTCTTAATGTAGCAAGAGtaactcaagtgaaagtcaccaagtaaaatactacttgagttaaagtctaagtatttggttgtaaatagacttaagtatcaaaagtaaaagaatgAATAATTAAAAATTCCTTAAATGATCCTCTCTGTCAGGGGTGGGCATTTCTAGTCCTCgatggcctgattggtgtcacagttttgccccagccccagctaacacacctgactccaattatcccataatcatgatcttcagtttagaatgtaaTTTGATTCATCTGTTGTgtttggtgtcacacttttctccatccctagcaatcaggcccgaggactggagttgcccacccctgcacAACGGGATGGTTgttgctaacgtgcgctaatgtgactagaatgacattGTATACAACAGACGACTTTCTGGGACATAGACATTTCTTTATATCGACAGAAAGCtcaaattcttgttaatctaactgcagtgttCAATTAACAGCTATGAAAGTGAAAAAATAtcaggaggaggagagtgcacaacaacaaaaaatatctaaACATCATTGCCAATCAGATGCGTCCCTTCATGGCAGCACTGTATGCATCTGCAAATAGACTTTTTCAACAGGATTATGCCTTGTGCCACACGGCTTGTCCAGTAATGGTTCCAAGTACATTACAGTGAATTCAGCTGAATTGTGCATCTGTGGGAGGAGAAGGAACGAGCTATTCAGAGTAGATCCactcccagccaacttgacagaattgtaggaagcattggagtccacatggaccagcatccctgtggaacgttctCAACACCTTGGACAGTCTATGTCCTGAtgcattgaggctgttctgaggataAAGGGGGGTGCTACTcactattaggaaggtgttcctgatgtttgtgcactcagtgtatatcagatAAAGATGGTGTGATCAGTTTTTAGCTTTAGTTTGGGTGGATTATTTTATATTACTAAACAACTTTTGTTTAATGATTAACAAGCTATGAATCGAGTACTTGTGTttaataaattgtattttaatactAGATTTATTATTTTTGTCATTGATGATGAATGTATTTGAATAACTATTGAAGTTAATTGatctggcggcaggtagcctagcggttaagagtgttgggccagtaactaaaggttgctggtttgaatcccgagttgacttggtgaaaaatctgtcaatgtgcccttaagcaaggcaattaacccttATTTGTCctataagttgctctggataagagcatccgcTAACTGACAATAATGTAATGTTTGTACATGCATGTTTTTCTCTCTTGTGtataattaaatgaaataaactgTTTGaagtgacatactgtatataccataCACAACATTACCACTTTGTTTACCCTGGTCAGAGGGACAGGACCATAGTAAACTAGACTATGTAGCTGCTGctgttagtagcctacagtttcCATGTAATACAGCATGTCAGATCGCTAATGATTAGgtgtatagactgctacattttTGCCTGTGTCTGTCGGGAGTGATGTGTTATCAGGCTAAGTAACTACTATTATGTTGTTTTTGGTTTGCTAGTTGCACCAGTAGCATGGTATTTTCCTGCAATGGTAGTGACCAAAAAACAACATGTTTTCCATTGTACTGGGCCTAGGAACATAGAAGAAACTGCCAGATGTGTCATAATAGCCTGGAAGTAAAGCTGCACTGGGAGACACATTTGAAATGGAATACATTGAAAACATTCAGCAGGGTGGAAACAATCACAGTAAAACATGATTTAAATGTATTGTTGGAAGGGCTGTGGTCACCAGTCATGTAATACATTAAATATATACATCAGATGGTATTGGGGAGCTATTTCATAGGGTTTTCATGGGTACATTATTTTCCCATTTCAATCTTATACCAACCAACCCTATGCTTGGTGTGACTGTTATGGACAGAGCAGACCATCTGCCCTTAAATATTGTAATatgcaacctggaattaaaatgtaagAGGACCAGTGCTTCTACAGTGTAAGTTGATAagaactgcctagttaaataaaggttaaataaaaacagcgaaacagttcggaagagtttgtgcatacagtggggcaaaaaagtatttagtcagccaccaattgtgcaagttctcccacttaaaaagacgagagaggcctgtaattttcatcataggtacacttcaactatgacagacaaaatgagggggaaaaatccagaaaatcacattgtaggatttttttatggatttatttgcaaattatggtggaaaataagtatttggtcaataacaaaagtttatctcaatactttgttatataccctttgttggcaatgacagaggtcaaacgttttctgtaagtcttcacaaggttttcacacactgttgctggtattttggcccattcctccatgcagatctcctctagagcagtaatgttttggggctgttgctgggcaacacggactttcaactccctccaaagattttctatggggttgagatctggagactggctaggccactccaggaccttgaaatgcttcttacgaagccactccttcgttgccccgggcggtgtgtttgggatcattgtcatgctgaaagacccaggcacgtttcatcttcaatgcccttgctgatggaagaaggttttcactcaaaatctcacgatacatggccccattcattctttcctttacacggatcagtcgtcctggtccctttgatGAAAAAACACCCCAAAGCATgctgtttccacccccatgcttcacagtaggtatggtgttctttggatgcaactcagtattctttgtcctccaaacacgacgagttgagcctttccgttcaacttcacactcctgggccagactacactcaatcatatgacccactgaagagatgagtcttcagtaaagacttaaaggttgagaccgagtttgcgtctctcacattgttaggcagaccattccataaaaatggagctctaaaggagaaagccctgcctccagctgtttgcttagaaattttagggacaattaggaggcctgcgtcttgtgaccgtagcgtatgtgtaggtatgtatggcaggaccaaatcagagagataggtaggagcaagcccatgtaatgctttgtaggttagcagtaaaaccttgaaatcagcccttgccttgacaggaagccagtgtagggaggctagcactggagtaatatgatcatttttgggggttctagtcaggattctagcagccgtatttagcactaactgaagtttatttagtgctttatccaggtagccggaaagtagagcattgcagtagtctaacctagaagtgacaaaagcatggattcagttttgtacagaaagtttctgatttttgcaatgttacgtagatggaaaaaagctgtccttgaaacagtcttgatatgttgttcaaaagagagatcagggtccagagtaacaccgaggtccttcacagttttatttgagacgactgtacaaccattaagatgaattgtcagattcaacagaaaatctctttgtttcttgggataTGCCTTTTGTTGTGATATACTATACTCTGCtgaggatggtaagttggtggggctgtgctttggcaaagtgggtggggttatatccttcctgtttggccctgtccgggggtatcatcggatggggccacagtgtctcctgacccctcctgtctcagcctccagtatttatgctgcagtagtgtatgtgtcgggggctagggtcagtctgttatatctagagtgtttctcctgtcttatccggtgtcctgtgtgaatttaagtatgctctctctaattctctctttctttctctctctctctctgaggacctgagccataggaccatgcctcaggactacctggcatgatgactccttgctgtccccagtccacctggccatgctgctgctccagtttcaactgttctgcctgcagctatggaatcctgacctgttcaccggacgtgctacctgtcccagacctattatttgaccatgctggtcatttatcaacatttgaacatcttggctatgttctgttataatctccacccaacACAGCCAGAAGTGGGCTGGccaccctcatagcctggttcctctctaggtttcttcctaggttttggcctttctagggagtttttcctagccaacgtgcttcaacacctgcattgcatgctgtttggggttttaggctgggtttctgtacagcactttgagatatcagctgatgtacgaaggactatatcaatacatttgatttgatttgatatttcacATATCTTGCCAGATATGCCTTTTGTTGTGATATATCACATATCATCTTGCTAGATATGCCTTTTGTTTTGCTCGTGAGGAGTAATGGCCGAGAGAAGGCAGGAGACACTTTGTTTTGTTTAGCGTCATTAGGTTAGACTGCTCCCTTTAATGGATCAGTCGTCCACCAGGCTACGATtagggggaggtgggaggggaagAGTTGGGAGTCTCGGTTAGGGAGATAGTGGAATGGGGTTCAGTGTTCTACTGTTGTTAgcatatatttatttttgtttgttcCAACAGATCTTTACATATTTTTCTCACTACAAAATATTAATGAGGTTGTGGttactaaatatatttgagatattCCTTTATGCTATAGCTTATTCCATGTTTACATCTTGGTTAAATTACTTCAAATTCAAAAATGAAATTTACTTTGTGGAATGTCTGTGGAGTTTGTAAACTATCCAAGCTTAAACAGGTGATTACTAGGCTTAAACAACTTCATTCGTCTATTGTGTTCCTACAAGAAATCCACTTGTTGAAGGATGTGCTACTTAAAGTACGCAGGAGATGGCAAGGGCAAGTAATAGCATCCTGTTtctcctctcattctcattctgttATGGTTTTAATTCACAAATCGGTTCTGTTTCAAGTGGATAACATTATAACTGATACATCTGGTAGATACATTTTGATACAGGAACCTCTTTGAATGAGCATATTCATCTGGTTAATGTTTATGGTCCTAATGATGATGATCCCATTTCTATTGATAACCTTCCTTCCAAATGGCAGGGGATTTTAATTGGTCCTCCTCTAGATCGCTCTTCTGATTTAGACACTTTCCATTTGCAAAGTAGAAAGAAAGTACAGCATTTCTTTAAGGACTATGTGATCCTTGGAGGATTCAGAACCCGAGGAAAAGGGAGTAAACACGTTACTCTTCAACATTTAAATCATTCTTGTATAGATTACTTTTTAGTTTCTTGCTCATTGCTTCCCAATGTAGCAGGAAGTGGATATGATAGTATTGTTCTGAGTGACCGTTCCCCTGTATCATTATTCTATAGGGATACAAAACTGGTAAAAGGATCCTCCTAGATGGCGTTTGCATCCCAGATGGTTACAGGACCCAGACGTCTTACATTATGTTGGAGTGCATATAGATGTTTATTTTACATTGAACACTGACCAAACGTCATGGAGTACCAGATGGAAGGCTTTCAAAGCACATACTAGTATTATGGGCCAGTTATACATTTTATACCTTTGAATCTCCTGAGAACTTAACTAATCAGGTTTTCATTTTCCCTCTATGTCAGAAGACACTCAATTGGATCTGGAAAAGGAATTGGATGGTGTTGAAACATCTATTTTCAATATGAAGGGAGGTAAAAAGGCAGGTCCAGACGGGCTCCCAATAGATATTTAGAAGATAATTAAGGACCAACTTCTAGGTCCACTTCTGGATATGTACAGTGTATTGGGGTATGTTATGCTCAagagacacacctactcagtcaagggtttttctttattttttactcattTCTACCTGCCACCAGATCAATTAACTTCAATACAGTTATTCAAATACATTCATCATCAATGACTAAAATAATGGATCTAGTATTAAAATACAGTTTAATAAACACAAGTAGTCGATTCATAGCCTGTTCATCATTAAACAAAAGTTGTTTAGTAATATAAAACAATCCACTCAAATTAATGCTAAAAactgatcatcacaccatctTTTCTgacatacacagagtgtacaaaacattagaaacaccttcataatattgagttgcaaccccctttgtcctcagaacagcctcaatgcaTCAGgacatagactctacaaggtgttgagagtgttccacagggatgctggcccatgttgactccaatgcttcccacaattgtgtcaagttggctgggaaATGATATCTACTCAGAATAGCTTGTTCCATCTCCTCCCACAGATgcacaattggattgagatctggtgactcgtcaggccactgcagtaaactgaattcactgtcatgttcttggaaccattcctggacaaGCCTTGTGGCATAATCCTGCTGAATAAATCTATTTGCAGATGGATAAACTGCTGCCATGAAGGGAGGCACCTGACTGGAAATGATGTTTAGATATCCTGTGGCATTCAAATGTTGTTCATCTTTTATCAAGGGGCCCAGTGTGTTTCCTGAAAACACACcccaaccatcacaccaccagccTGTAATGCTGACACAGGGCATGGAtgcatgcagtggtgtaaagtggtgtacagtggtgtaaagtggtgtaaagtggtgtacagtggtgtaaagtggtgtacagtggtgtacagtggtgtaaagtggtgtACAGTGGTGTACAGTGGTGTAAAGGGGTGTAAAGGGGTGTACAGTGGTGCAAAGTGGTGTACAGTGgtgtacagtggtgtaaagtggtgtAAAGGGGTGTACAGTGGTGTACAGTGGTGTAAAGGGGTGTACAGTGgtgtacagtggtgtaaagtggtgtacagtggtgtacagtggtgtaaagtggtgtacagtggtgtaaagtggtgtacagtggtgtacagtggtgtaaagtggtgtacagtggtgtaaagtggtgtacagtggtgtaaagtggtgtaaagtggtgtacagtggtgtaaagtggtgtaaagtggtgtacagtggtgtacagtggtgtaaagtggtgtaaagtggtgtacagtggtgtaaagtggtgtaaagtggtgtacagtggtgtaaagtggtgtAAAGTGGTGTAAAGAACTAAAGCAAAAAAAGCTTTAAAGAACTACTTTAGtagttttgggggggtatctgtactttactatttatatttttgacaattaCTTTTTAtctcactacattcctaaagaaaataatgtgccGTTTACTacatacatttcccctgacagGCAAAAGGATGTTTTTACGATTAGAACCGGAAATAAAATGGTCCAGTTCAcaaactaaacagagaacatccctggtcctccctactgcctctgatctggtagactctctaaacagagaacatccctggtcctccctactgcctctgatctggtgtactctctaaacagagaacatccctggtcctccctactgcctctgatctggtggactctctaaacagagaacatctctggtcctccctactgcctctgatctggtggactctctaaacagagaacatccctggtcctccctactgcctctgatctggtggactctctaaacagagaacatccctggttatccctactgcctctgatctggtggactcactaatcaagataacatccctggtcctccctactgcctctgatctggcggactcactaaacagataaCATCTCTGGTcctccctaatgcctctgatctggcggactcactaaacagagaacatctctggtcatccctactgcctctgatctggtggactcactaaacagagaacatctctggtcctccctactgcctctgatctagtggactcactaaaacagagaacatccctggtcatccctactgcctctgatctggcagactcactaaacagagaacatccctggtcatccctactgcctctgatct includes:
- the LOC109877001 gene encoding gastrula zinc finger protein XlCGF26.1-like; protein product: MASVKLEDCSQTLELNANIKDDEEEEKIGKSVSHGDHVETFSTSREQQQEDHRANRSPHCPHCEEIFPILSKLKIHQKIHTGQNPYSCTDCGKRFTTSGNLTVHQRVHTGEKPYSCSDCGASFSRLGHLKTHEHIHTGVKPYPCSDCVKCFTTSAELKVHQRTHTGEKPFFCSDCGKSFSQLSHLKTHERIHTGLKPYSCSDCVKCFTTSAELKVHQRTHTGEKPFFCTDCGNSYSALCNLKTHERIHTGVKPYSCSDCGKSFSQLDILKTHESLHTGVKPYPCSDCVKCFTTSAELKVHQRTHTGEKPFFCTDCGNSYSALCNLKTHERIHTGVKPYSCSDCGKSFSRLDILKTHESLHTGVKPYSCSDCVKCFTTTAELKVHQRTHTGEKLYSCSDCGKSFPLLRTLKTHEHVHMVVKPYSCSNCGKTFSQLGHLKTHERIHTGEKPYSCCDCVKCFKTSAELKALQRTHTSEKPCSCSDCGKSFSRLDLLKTHERRHTGVKPYSCSDCVKCFTTSAELKVHQRTHTGEKPYSCFDCGKIFSQLGHLKTHERIHTGVKPYSCSDCIKYFTTSAELKVNQRTHTGEKPYSCSGCGKRFSRLDYLKTHERIHTGEKPYSCSDC